One window of the Bos indicus isolate NIAB-ARS_2022 breed Sahiwal x Tharparkar chromosome 15, NIAB-ARS_B.indTharparkar_mat_pri_1.0, whole genome shotgun sequence genome contains the following:
- the SLN gene encoding sarcolipin, with protein MERSTRELCLNFTVVLITVILIWLLVRSYQY; from the coding sequence ATGGAACGATCCACCCGGGAGCTGTGTCTCAACTTCACCGTTGTCCTGATTACAGTCATCCTTATATGGCTCCTTGTGAGGTCCTATCAGTACTGA